A region of Bacillota bacterium DNA encodes the following proteins:
- the rpsM gene encoding 30S ribosomal protein S13, which yields MARISGVDLPRDKRVEIGLTYIFGIGVQLSRKILDETGINPDTRVKDLTEDEVAKIRDCIDKNFTVEGDLRRERALDIKRLTEIGCYRGIRHRKGLPVRGQRSKTNARTRKGPKKTIANKKK from the coding sequence ATGGCGAGAATTTCTGGTGTAGACTTACCGAGAGATAAAAGAGTTGAAATCGGACTTACCTATATATTCGGCATAGGTGTGCAACTATCAAGAAAAATTCTTGATGAAACAGGTATAAATCCAGATACCCGAGTTAAAGATCTTACAGAAGATGAAGTAGCTAAGATACGTGATTGTATTGATAAAAACTTTACCGTTGAGGGCGACCTTCGTCGTGAAAGAGCACTTGACATAAAACGGCTTACAGAAATCGGTTGTTACAGAGGCATAAGACATAGAAAAGGCTTACCTGTAAGAGGTCAACGCTCAAAAACAAATGCGAGAACAAGAAAAGGTCCTAAGAAGACGATAGCTAATAAGAAGAAGTAA
- the rpmJ gene encoding 50S ribosomal protein L36, with protein sequence MKVRPSVKKICEKCKIIKRHGNVMVICENPKHKQKQG encoded by the coding sequence ATGAAAGTCAGACCAAGTGTTAAAAAGATTTGCGAAAAATGCAAAATCATCAAAAGACACGGTAACGTTATGGTGATTTGCGAAAACCCAAAGCATAAACAGAAACAGGGCTAA
- the infA gene encoding translation initiation factor IF-1 — protein MSKEDVFELEGRVVETLPNAVFSVELENGHKILAHISGKLRMNFIRILPGDKVTVEISTYDPSRGRITWRGK, from the coding sequence GTGTCTAAAGAGGATGTTTTTGAACTGGAAGGCAGGGTAGTGGAAACACTTCCAAATGCCGTGTTCAGTGTAGAGCTTGAGAACGGGCACAAGATACTTGCCCATATTTCCGGCAAGCTCAGGATGAATTTTATCCGCATACTGCCCGGTGATAAGGTAACTGTGGAAATTTCCACCTATGATCCGAGTAGGGGACGTATCACCTGGCGTGGTAAATAA
- a CDS encoding KOW domain-containing RNA-binding protein, with the protein MNDIEKGDVVRSQQGRDKDLLFYVLQCDGRFALIADGKQRKTDRPKKKNVKHVERCITVDMRLRDRLRQGESVTNTDIRRSLERLSAALEDEQEGI; encoded by the coding sequence ATGAACGACATTGAGAAAGGCGATGTTGTACGATCACAGCAGGGACGAGATAAGGATTTATTATTTTACGTACTGCAATGTGATGGCAGATTCGCGCTGATCGCAGACGGAAAGCAACGCAAAACTGACAGACCTAAAAAAAAGAATGTTAAGCATGTTGAGCGCTGCATTACCGTAGATATGCGCTTGCGCGACAGGCTTCGACAGGGCGAATCTGTCACCAACACCGACATCCGCAGATCGCTTGAAAGACTTAGCGCGGCTCTTGAAGACGAACAGGAGGGGATATAG